Proteins encoded by one window of Arachis ipaensis cultivar K30076 chromosome B04, Araip1.1, whole genome shotgun sequence:
- the LOC107637446 gene encoding aquaporin TIP1-3-like, giving the protein MIFGLVYTVYGTGVDPKKGNVGIVAPIAIGYVVGANILVGGAFDGASMNPAASFGPAVVNWSWTHHWLYWVGPFIGGAIAANMYDNIFIGDDGQEPLSSSDYQGKQFFSLC; this is encoded by the coding sequence ATGATATTTGGGTTAGTGTACACAGTTTATGGCACAGGTGTGGATCCAAAGAAAGGAAATGTGGGGATTGTAGCCCCAATTGCAATTGGATACGTTGTGGGTGCAAACATCTTAGTAGGTGGTGCATTTGATGGTGCATCAATGAATCCAGCAGCGTCATTTGGTCCTGCTGTTGTTAATTGGTCATGGACTCATCATTGGCTGTATTGGGTTGGCCCCTTCATTGGTGGTGCCATTGCTGCCAATATGTATGATAATATCTTCATTGGTGATGATGGTCAGGAACCCCTTTCAAGCAGTGACTACCAGGGGAAACAATTCTTTTCTTTATGTTAG
- the LOC107637447 gene encoding disease resistance protein RPP13-like codes for MNVFMKSTKGMRDNESVREVVNKIRDVAHKAEDMVDTYVVNANKQRGRNMLVKYFFHRKNHVIMLPEVNDKFEAILSSILEIREKINENMFIYGIQQRNKEFAKDSLIARRRDVEEEEVVGMVRDSDEVIRQLEGGDLSREVVCILGMGGLGKTTLARKIYNNDKIKSMFPYCVWGFVSNYYSAQELLMSILKLLDLPEEEYKYLTNPEQMKRKIRESMSGKKYLVVLDDIWYTQVWDELHEAFPHDNNGSRILITTRMENISRYTNATFTYRLSFLDETQSWELFCYKVFGKAGCPLELEPAGKKMAKACKGLPLAIVVFTGMVAKKERSLREWNRIQNHISWYHAHEDYRIVTDILKLSYDSLPRTLKPCFLYLGVYPEDYEIPARTLCQLWISEGFIQATEAGPSNSQEVEDIADMYLDNLVERSLVQVASKRSDEGVKTCRVHPLLREICISESKENKFMEVCEELDANRSDSRRVSLQYKGECLPTTGDKWLARSLLFFGEETRWERESQGWKQIRNGFNLARVLDMNQVVLGLSPRGLKTLIHLRFLKVTASSRRIGNDVLASLCNLSSLETLYLWLRDEVTLPNKIWKLKSLRHVYLNFDNIILREWTRKESMPRIIRQRAKRLQIWSKGASMSEMKIGETKVENLQTLNNIYLNARTASVLNKGMFPNLTKLTLRREPTKLLEPEKEYLENSLMCLNKLRRLKLLCIAKLPLDPNAYPISLTKITIGYFGKLDAGIIKTLGQLANLRTLKLVGGSINGDVNCVAGDFPQLQVLHLSDVQLAGRWKVEEGAMPHIRYCINPHIHD; via the coding sequence ATGAACGTTTTCATGAAGAGTACAAAGGGAATGCGCGACAATGAGTCTGTGAGAGAAGTAGTGAACAAGATCAGAGATGTGGCACACAAAGCTGAAGACATGGTAGATACTTATGTTGTCAATGCTAACAAGCAAAGAGGCAGAAACATGTTGGTGAAGTACTTCTTCCACCGAAAAAACCATGTGATTATGCTTCCTGAGGTGAATGACAAGTTTGAAGCCATCTTGAGCAGTATCCTTGAGATCCGTGAAAAGATCAATGAAAACATGTTTATATATGGCATTCAACAAAGAAACAAAGAATTTGCAAAAGACTCATTGATTGCGAGGAGGAGGGATGTGGAAGAAGAGGAGGTAGTAGGCATGGTGCGTGACTCCGATGAGGTGATTAGACAACTCGAGGGAGGAGATTTGAGTCGTGAAGTTGTTTGCATATTAGGCATGGGTGGTTTGGGAAAGACCACTCTTGCTCGAAAGATCTACAACAACGACAAGATCAAGAGCATGTTCCCGTATTGTGTGTGGGGTTTTGTGTCAAATTATTACAGCGCTCAAGAGCTGTTAATGAGCATTTTGAAGCTTTTGGATCTACCAGAAGAGGAGTACAAATATTTAACCAATCCAGagcaaatgaaaagaaaaatcagagaATCCATGAGTGGAAAGAAATACCTGGTAGTCCTAGACGATATCTGGTATACTCAAGTGTGGGACGAGTTGCATGAAGCTTTTCCTCATGACAACAATGGTAGTAGAATATTGATAACCACCCGTATGGAGAATATTTCTCGCTATACAAATGCAACCTTTACTTACAGACTCTCATTCCTCGATGAAACTCAAAGTTGGGAACTGTTCTGTTACAAGGTGTTTGGCAAAGCAggatgtcctctagaacttgaacCTGCTGGAAAAAAAATGGCTAAAGCCTGTAAAGGTTTGCCACTTGCCATTGTTGTGTTTACAGGTATGGTTGCAAAAAAAGAGAGGTCACTTAGAGAATGGAATAGAATCCAGAATCATATTTCTTGGTATCATGCTCACGAGGACTATCGAATTGTGACCGATATTCTGAAGCTTAGCTATGATTCCCTTCCTCGAACATTGAAGCCATGCTTTCTTTATTTGGGAGTGTATCCTGAAGATTATGAAATACCAGCGAGAACATTGTGTCAACTGTGGATATCTGAAGGTTTCATTCAGGCAACAGAAGCTGGACCATCAAATTCACAAGAAGTAGAAGATATCGCCGACATGTATTTAGATAATCTTGTGGAACGGAGCCTGGTGCAAGTGGCAAGTAAGAGGAGTGATGAGGGTGTGAAGACATGTAGAGTCCATCCTCTTCTTCGCGAGATTTGCATTTCCGAGAGCAAAGAAAACAAATTTATGGAAGTATGCGAGGAGTTGGATGCCAATAGAAGCGATTCCCGTAGAGTGTCTCTCCAGTATAAAGGAGAATGCTTACCAACCACAGGTGACAAATGGCTTGCACGCTCTCTACTCTTTTTTGGTGAAGAGACTCGTTGGGAACGTGAATCACAAGGGTGGAAACAGATAAGGAATGGCTTCAACTTGGCTCGTGTATTGGACATGAACCAAGTGGTGCTAGGTTTATCACCTcgtggtttgaagacattgatccATCTAAGGTTTTTGAAAGTTACAGCATCTTCTAGAAGAATTGGAAATGATGTTTTAGCTTCTCTATGCAACCTTTCAAGTCTAGAAACGCTATACTTATGGCTTAGAGACGAAGTTACTCTACCAAACAAAATATGGAAGCTCAAGTCACTCAGGCATGTGTATTTAAACTTTGATAATATCATATTAAGAGAATGGACTCGAAAAGAATCAATGCCGAGGATAATCAGACAAAGGGCGAAGAGATTACAAATATGGTCTAAAGGAGCATCAATGTCGGAGATGAAAATTGGAGAAACAAAGGTGGAGAATCTTCAAACACTGAATAACATCTATCTTAATGCAAGAACAGCAAGCGTCCTAAACAAGGGCATGTTCCCCAACTTGACAAAATTAACTTTGCGTAGAGAGCCGACAAAGCTGCTAGAGCCAGAAAAAGAATACTTAGAGAACAGTTTGATGTGCCTAAACAAACTCCGAAGGCTAAAGCTACTTTGCATCGCGAAGCTTCCATTAGATCCGAATGCGTATCCTATAAGTCTTACCAAGATTACCATAGGATACTTTGGTAAACTGGATGCAGGAATAATAAAGACCCTGGGACAGCTAGCCAACCTGCGAACCTTGAAACTCGTTGGCGGAAGCATAAATGGCGATGTTAATTGCGTAGCTGGTGACTTCCCACAGCTTCAGGTACTACATCTGAGTGACGTTCAACTGGCTGGCAGGTGGAAAGTAGAAGAAGGAGCAATGCCTCATATTCGATATTGCATTAACCCTCACATCCATGACTAA
- the LOC107637448 gene encoding aquaporin TIP1-3-like, translated as MAVQRIAIGSPGEAAQPDAIRAAFAEFFSLLIFVFAGEVSGMAYNKLTNNGPAIPSGLIAASLSHAFGLIVAVSVGANISGDHVNPAVTFGAFIGGNITLLRSILYWFAQLLGSVLACIHLRSATGGMVITNHSCSSIMHKYFKIGDELLL; from the exons ATGGCAGTCCAAAGAATTGCAATTGGGTCTCCTGGAGAGGCTGCTCAGCCTGATGCAATTAGAGCAGCATTTGCAGAATTCTTCTCattgcttatttttgtttttgctgGTGAAGTCTCTGGCATGGCTTATA ATAAACTTACAAACAATGGACCAGCAATACCATCTGGTCTGATAGCTGCATCATTGTCCCATGCATTTGGTCTTATTGTGGCTGTCTCTGTTGGTGCAAACATTTCTGGTGACCATGTGAACCCTGCTGTTACTTTTGGTGCCTTCATTGGAGGAAACATAACCCTTTTGAGGAGCATTTTGTATTGGTTTGCACAGTTGCTTGGTTCGGTTCTTGCTTGCATTCATCTCAGGTCTGCTACTGGAGGAATGGTAATAACCAATCATTCATGTTCATCTATCATGCACAAATACTTTAAAATTGGTGATGAACTCCTTTTATAA
- the LOC107635642 gene encoding disease resistance protein RPP13-like codes for MVDSVVSFALDNLSRLLVSEVTLLSGVKDQVRSLCDELKFMDIFIKNSEGKRNDPLVKEVVNQIKDAAYQAEDVVDTYVVNANKQRSRNMLSKCFHSKGHVMMLHEVNDQITTIKRRIDEIYQNKSKYGIQQDDFESHAGNKEFAEDSLIARRRDVEEEEVVGLVYDSDEVISQLEGGDSSHRVVCITGMGGLGKTTLARKIYNNDKIKSMFPCCVWCFVSYNYRAQELLMSLLKLLNLPAEEYKDLTDQAKMKRKVRERMSGKKYLVVLDDIWETQVWNDLQGAFPDDNNGSRILITTRVKDISHYTRATFTYELPFLNESQSWELFCKKVFCKEKCPHELEVLGREMAKACKGLPLAIVVLAGMVAKKERSPREWLKIKNHVSWYLAQEEEYRIVTNILKLSYDDLPQALKPCFLYLGVYPEDYEIHVRRLCQLWIAEGFIQKKEVGPSNSPEVEDIADMYLDKLVERSLVQVASRRTDGGVKTCRVHDLLRDLCISESRENKFMEVCTNLDAIKCNSRRMSLQYRGELRLTEDNQSSARSLLLFGESTFWENESEGWKQMWNGFKLARVLDMNQVRLCLSPRGLTTLIHLRFLKVTASSRRIGDDVLASICNLWNLETLYLWIQESITLPNKIWKLKSLRHIYVCLAPASMSRMKIGETKVENLQTLHAIFLNARTASVLNKGMFPNLTKLTLFGAIELPEKEFLENSLQCLNKLRTLKLLGIAKLPLDPNAYPTSLTKITISFAQLDARMIKTLGQLANLQILKLVDGTIDGDVNCVAGDFPQLQVLHVRDVQLDGRWKVEEGAMPQIRYCNPPHILD; via the coding sequence ATGGTGGACAGTGTTGTTAGCTTTGCTTTGGACAACTTGTCGCGGTTGCTTGTTAGTGAAGTGACGTTACTATCGGGTGTGAAGGATCAAGTCAGGTCCCTATGCGATGAACTGAAGTTTATGGACATTTTCATCAAGAATTCTGAGGGAAAACGCAACGATCCATTGGTGAAAGAAGTGGTGAACCAGATCAAAGATGCAGCATATCAAGCTGAAGACGTGGTAGACACCTATGTCGTTAATGCCAATAAACAAAGAAGCAGAAATATGTTGAGCAAGTGCTTCCACAGCAAAGGCCATGTGATGATGCTCCATGAGGTGAATGATCAGATCACCACCATCAAGAGAAGAATCGATGAGATCTATCAAAACAAGTCCAAATATGGCATTCAACAAGATGATTTTGAAAGTCATGCGGGAAACAAAGAATTTGCAGAAGACTCGTTGATTGCGAGAAGGAGGGATGTGGAAGAAGAGGAGGTAGTAGGTCTGGTGTATGATTCCGATGAGGTGATTAGCCAACTTGAGGGAGGAGATTCGAGTCATAGAGTTGTTTGCATAACAGGCATGGGTGGTTTGGGAAAGACCACTCTTGCTCGAAAGATCTACAACAACGACAAGATCAAGAGCATGTTCCCGTGTTGTGTGTGGTGTTTTGTGTCCTACAATTACAGAGCTCAAGAATTATTAATGAGTCTTTTGAAGCTTTTGAATTTACCTGCAGAGGAGTATAAAGATTTAACTGATCaagcaaaaatgaaaagaaaggtCAGAGAACGCATGAGTGGAAAGAAATACCTGGTAGTCCTAGATGACATCTGGGAAACTCAAGTGTGGAATGATTTGCAAGGAGCCTTTCCCGATGACAACAATGGTAGCAGAATATTGATAACCACACGTGTGAAGGATATTTCTCACTATACAAGAGCAACCTTTACTTACGAACTTCCATTTCTTAATGAAAGTCAAAGTTGGGAACTGTTCTGTAAAAAGGTGTTTTGCAAAGAAAAATGTCCTCACGAACTTGAAGTTCTTGGTAGAGAAATGGCTAAAGCCTGTAAAGGTTTGCCACTTGCCATCGTTGTGTTGGCAGGTATGGTTGCCAAAAAAGAGAGGTCACCAAGAGAATGGCTTAAAATCAAGAATCATGTTTCTTGGTATCTTGCTCAGGAGGAAGAATATCGAATTGTGACCAATATTCTGAAGCTTAGCTATGATGACCTTCCCCAAGCATTAAAGCCATGCTTTCTTTATTTGGGAGTGTATCCTGAAGATTATGAAATCCATGTGAGAAGATTGTGTCAACTGTGGATAGCTGAAGGGTTCATTCAGAAAAAAGAAGTTGGACCATCAAATTCACCAGAAGTAGAAGATATTGCTGACATGTATTTAGATAAGCTGGTGGAACGGAGCTTGGTGCAAGTGGCAAGTAGGAGGACTGATGGGGGTGTGAAGACATGTCGAGTCCATGATCTTCTTCGTGACCTATGCATTTCAGAGAGTAGGGAAAATAAATTTATGGAAGTGTGCACAAATTTGGATGCTATCAAGTGTAATTCTCGTAGGATGTCTCTCCAGTATAGAGGAGAACTGAGGCTAACCGAAGATAACCAATCATCTGCACGCTCTCTGCTTCTGTTTGGTGAAAGCACTTTCTGGGAGAATGAATCAGAAGGGTGGAAACAGATGTGGAATGGCTTCAAGTTGGCTCGTGTATTGGACATGAACCAAGTGAGGCTATGTTTATCACCTCGTGGATTGACGACATTGATCCATCTAAGGTTTTTGAAAGTTACAGCATCTTCTAGAAGAATTGGAGATGATGTTTTAGCTTCTATATGCAACCTTTGGAATCTAGAAACGCTATACTTATGGATTCAAGAGTCTATTACTCTACCAAACAAAATATGGAAACTCAAGTCACTCAGGCATATATACGTATGTTTAGCGCCAGCATCAATGTCAAGGATGAAAATCGGAGAAACAAAGGTGGAGAATCTTCAAACACTGCATGCAATCTTTCTTAATGCAAGAACAGCAAGCGTCCTAAACAAGGGCATGTTCCCCAACTTGACCAAATTAACTTTGTTTGGGGCGATAGAGCTGCCAGAAAAAGAATTCTTAGAGAACAGTTTGCAGTGCCTAAACAAACTCCGAACGCTAAAGCTACTTGGCATCGCGAAGCTTCCATTAGATCCGAATGCGTATCCTACAAGTCTTACCAAGATTACCATATCCTTTGCTCAGCTGGATGCAAGAATGATAAAGACCCTGGGACAGCTAGCCAACCTGCAAATCTTGAAACTCGTTGACGGAACCATAGATGGCGATGTTAATTGCGTAGCTGGTGACTTCCCACAGCTTCAAGTACTACATGTGAGGGACGTTCAACTGGATGGCAGGTGGAAAGTCGAGGAAGGAGCAATGCCTCAGATTCGATATTGCAACCCCCCTCACATCCTTGACTAA
- the LOC110271387 gene encoding DNA repair and recombination protein RAD54-like: MWPPPPVSDLAPPPASNPCHFASLCDLCGSVKSQFFVLIVLYETFRMHSSKFSSSGSRDLLICDEAHRLKNDQTITNRALAALPCKRRILFSGTPLQNDLEEFCGS; this comes from the exons ATGTGGCCGCCTCCTCCGGTCTCGGACCTCGCACCGCCACCAGCCTCCAACCCTTGCCACTTTGCGTCTTTGTGCGACCTCTGTGGCTCTGTCAAGTCCCAATTTTTT GTGCTCATTGTTTTGTATGAGACATTCCGAATGCATTCGTCAAAGTTTAGCTCTAGTGGCTCTCGTGACCTCCTTATCTGTGATGAGGCTCACAGACTAAAGAATGATCAGACGATAACAAACAGG GCATTGGCAGCTCTTCCATGTAAACGTAGAATTCTATTTTCAGGAACTCCTTTGCAG AATGACTTGGAGGAATTCTGTGGAAGTTGA